A stretch of Monomorium pharaonis isolate MP-MQ-018 chromosome 7, ASM1337386v2, whole genome shotgun sequence DNA encodes these proteins:
- the LOC105836691 gene encoding transmembrane protein 256, translating into MGLQDAVYSTVTTPFNIIYRTSTGAASYAWNAATSATNHLGIKPKKVEIKMAPPVPLWKLAAASGPYVRLAALSGAAAVILGAIGSHRHYSKDEIGQEQRRIFETANRYHFIHTLALLGLPLCKFPALAATFMLSGIVLFCGSCYYTALTNNRRFSATTPIGGFCFILGWCCMFL; encoded by the exons ATGGGCTTGCAGGACGCCGTGTACTCTACGGTCACTACGCCGTTCAATATCATTTACAGGACGAGTACGGGGGCCGCCTCGTACGCCTGGAATGCGGCCACGTCG GCGACGAATCACTTGGGAATAAAACCGAAGAAAGTCGAAATAAAAATGGCACCGCCGGTACCTTTATGGAAATTAGCCGCTGCCAGCGGTCCGTACGTGAGACTTGCGGCTCTCAGCGGTGCGGCAGCTGTGATTCTCGGCGCCATCGGATCCCACC GACATTATTCTAAGGATGAAATAGGACAAGAGCAGCGTCGTATCTTCGAAACAGCGAATCGATACCATTTTATACACACTTTGGCCTTACTTGGATTACCATTGTGCAAATTTCCAGCCTTA GCTGCGACTTTTATGCTTTCTGGAATTGTATTGTTTTGCGGTAGCTGTTATTACACTGCATTAACTAATAACAGACGATTCAGCGCGACAACGCCGATCGGAggattttgctttatattaggATGGTGCTGTATGTTCTTGTAA